In a single window of the Papaver somniferum cultivar HN1 chromosome 8, ASM357369v1, whole genome shotgun sequence genome:
- the LOC113303074 gene encoding uncharacterized protein LOC113303074 isoform X3 gives MALIKGGMSVSAYNDKFTRLSRYGAELIATDEANAKKFIMGLDPEMRTQLSCLRIRTYEDALNRSLDYEKEMEDQLATWIRERPQLFSTRQDPAKRSMLSAPNQPYFRPPVRPWSMGSALVPPTVRPQGRLVRFQQVRPIAPTSTGSSSFRCHNCGEWGHFRKDCTKNPSAGLAQQGAVHAMEPIITSHQETTEEGQVLYSMVEGDGSATDQVVEGCTV, from the exons ATGGCCTTAATAAAGGGTGGTATGTCCGTTAGCGCTTATAATGATAAATTTACAAGATTGTCGCGTTATGGAGCAGAGTTGATAGCCACTGATGAGGCTAATGCGAAGAAATTTATCATGGGATTGGATCCCGAGATGCGAACACAACTTTCATGTTTACGAATCAGGACTTACGAGGATGCTTTAAATCGGTCTCTTGACTATGAAAAGGAAATGGAAGATCAGCTTGCAACATGGATTAGAGAAAGGCCGCAACTATTTTCAACAAGACAAGATCCAGCAAAGCGGTCAATGTTATCAGCTCCTAATCAGCCATATTTCAGACCACCAGTAAGACCATGGTCAATGGGGTCAGCATTAGTACCACCTACAGTCAGACCTCAAGGGAGATTGGTGCGTTTCCAGCAAGTACGTCCGATTGCACCAACAAGTACTGGTTCGAGTTCCTTCAGATGTCACAACTGCGGTGAATGGGGTCATTTTAGGAAGGATTGCACAAAGAACCCATCAGCGGGGTTAGCTCAACAAGGAGCGGTGCATGCAATGGAACCAATAATAACTTCTCATCAGGAGACAACAGAAGAGGGTCAAGTGTTGTATTCAATGGTAGAAGGGGATGGTTCGGCGACCGATCAAGTGGTTGAAG GTTGTACTGTATGA
- the LOC113303074 gene encoding uncharacterized protein LOC113303074 isoform X2 has translation MALIKGGMSVSAYNDKFTRLSRYGAELIATDEANAKKFIMGLDPEMRTQLSCLRIRTYEDALNRSLDYEKEMEDQLATWIRERPQLFSTRQDPAKRSMLSAPNQPYFRPPVRPWSMGSALVPPTVRPQGRLVRFQQVRPIAPTSTGSSSFRCHNCGEWGHFRKDCTKNPSAGLAQQGAVHAMEPIITSHQETTEEGQVLYSMVEGDGSATDQVVEGFNDFRWLWVSSW, from the exons ATGGCCTTAATAAAGGGTGGTATGTCCGTTAGCGCTTATAATGATAAATTTACAAGATTGTCGCGTTATGGAGCAGAGTTGATAGCCACTGATGAGGCTAATGCGAAGAAATTTATCATGGGATTGGATCCCGAGATGCGAACACAACTTTCATGTTTACGAATCAGGACTTACGAGGATGCTTTAAATCGGTCTCTTGACTATGAAAAGGAAATGGAAGATCAGCTTGCAACATGGATTAGAGAAAGGCCGCAACTATTTTCAACAAGACAAGATCCAGCAAAGCGGTCAATGTTATCAGCTCCTAATCAGCCATATTTCAGACCACCAGTAAGACCATGGTCAATGGGGTCAGCATTAGTACCACCTACAGTCAGACCTCAAGGGAGATTGGTGCGTTTCCAGCAAGTACGTCCGATTGCACCAACAAGTACTGGTTCGAGTTCCTTCAGATGTCACAACTGCGGTGAATGGGGTCATTTTAGGAAGGATTGCACAAAGAACCCATCAGCGGGGTTAGCTCAACAAGGAGCGGTGCATGCAATGGAACCAATAATAACTTCTCATCAGGAGACAACAGAAGAGGGTCAAGTGTTGTATTCAATGGTAGAAGGGGATGGTTCGGCGACCGATCAAGTGGTTGAAG GATTCAATGACTTCCGCTGGCTCTGGGTTTCTTCTTGGTAG
- the LOC113303074 gene encoding uncharacterized protein LOC113303074 isoform X1: MALIKGGMSVSAYNDKFTRLSRYGAELIATDEANAKKFIMGLDPEMRTQLSCLRIRTYEDALNRSLDYEKEMEDQLATWIRERPQLFSTRQDPAKRSMLSAPNQPYFRPPVRPWSMGSALVPPTVRPQGRLVRFQQVRPIAPTSTGSSSFRCHNCGEWGHFRKDCTKNPSAGLAQQGAVHAMEPIITSHQETTEEGQVLYSMVEGDGSATDQVVEGKILLFNHLVHVLIDTGSTRLFINLSIVNELGLDMTCNNKSLALATPLGRKNQICREKE, from the coding sequence ATGGCCTTAATAAAGGGTGGTATGTCCGTTAGCGCTTATAATGATAAATTTACAAGATTGTCGCGTTATGGAGCAGAGTTGATAGCCACTGATGAGGCTAATGCGAAGAAATTTATCATGGGATTGGATCCCGAGATGCGAACACAACTTTCATGTTTACGAATCAGGACTTACGAGGATGCTTTAAATCGGTCTCTTGACTATGAAAAGGAAATGGAAGATCAGCTTGCAACATGGATTAGAGAAAGGCCGCAACTATTTTCAACAAGACAAGATCCAGCAAAGCGGTCAATGTTATCAGCTCCTAATCAGCCATATTTCAGACCACCAGTAAGACCATGGTCAATGGGGTCAGCATTAGTACCACCTACAGTCAGACCTCAAGGGAGATTGGTGCGTTTCCAGCAAGTACGTCCGATTGCACCAACAAGTACTGGTTCGAGTTCCTTCAGATGTCACAACTGCGGTGAATGGGGTCATTTTAGGAAGGATTGCACAAAGAACCCATCAGCGGGGTTAGCTCAACAAGGAGCGGTGCATGCAATGGAACCAATAATAACTTCTCATCAGGAGACAACAGAAGAGGGTCAAGTGTTGTATTCAATGGTAGAAGGGGATGGTTCGGCGACCGATCAAGTGGTTGAAGGTAAAATATTATTATTCAATCATCTAGTTCATGTGTTGATAGACACCGGTTCTACTCGATTATTTATTAATCTCAGCATAGTAAATGAACTAGGTTTAGACATGACATGTAACAACAAAAGTTTAGCTTTGGCTACACCGTTAGGGAGAAAGAATCAGATATGCAGGGAGAAAGAATAA